In Rhodococcus pseudokoreensis, the DNA window CGGGGTGACGTTGTCGGCGAAATGCCGGACCAGGTTCTGCGCGACAGTCAGCGTGTCGCGCAGCGGGGCGGACGCGGGCCTGCCGTCGACGAGGATCTGCGAACCCGCCTCAGGACTGTGATTCGTCATAGCTCTGATCGCTCCCGTGGGTGGATGACACCGAACTCCCGCATCATCGACATCACGCAAACATAACGAGGGTCCGCTTCTGTCACAGTTGTATCACGACAGAGCCCTGTCCAGGGCGAATACAGGAATCGCAGCAGAGTGGTCGGTCAGTTCTCCTCGGCGACCCGGACCACCAGCTTGCCGAAGTTGCTGCCCCGGAGCAGCCCGATGAACGCCGCGGGCGCATTCTCGAGCCCGTCCACGACGTCCTCGCGGTAGGCGAATCGGCCCTCCCGGATCCACCCGGACACGTCGCGCTGGAAGTCCGCGTACATCTCGGAGACGAACTCGCTCTGGATGAACCCGCGGATGGTGAGGCTCTTGACGAGCACCCGGCTGAAGAACCCGGGCAGCCGATCCGGCCCCTCGGGGGTCTCCGTGTCGTTGTACTGCGCGATCAGGCCGCACACGGGAACGCGCGCGTACAGGTTGAGCAGCGGCAGCACCGCCGCGGCCACCGCGCCGCCGACGTTCTCGAAGTAGACGTCGATACCGTCGGGACACGCGGCGCGCAGTTCCTCGGCGAAGTTCGGGGACCGGTGGTCGACGGCGGCGTCGAATCCGAGTTCGTCCAGCAGGTAGGCGCACTTCTCCGGCCCGCCCGCGATGCCGACGGCCCGGGCGCCCTTCTGTTTCGCGATCTGCCCGACGGCGGAACCGACCGGACCGCTGGCCGCCGCGACGACCACGGTCTCGCCAGCCTTGGGTTGCCCGATCCTCAGCAGGCCGGAGTACGCGGTGAAGCCGGGCATGCCGAGTACTCCGACCGCGGTCGACAACGGGGCGCCGTCGCGGTCGAGTGCACGGAGGTGGTTGCCGTCGACCACGGCATGCGACTGCCAGCCCGCGTACCCGAGAACGTAGTCACCGGCCTCGAAATCCGGGTGCCGGGAGTCGACGACCTGCCCGACGGTGCCGCCGACCATGACCTCGTCGATCTCGACCGGTTCGGCGTACGACTCGGCGGCGCTCATCCGCCCGCGCATGTACGGGTCGAGCGAGAGATAGATGACGCGGATCAGCACCTGGCCGTCGGCGGGGTCGGGGAGGTTCACCGCCTCGAGCCGGAAGTTGTCGGCGGTGGGCGCGCCGTCCGGCCGGGAGGCGAGGACGATCCGGGTGCTCTGGACGATGCTCTCGACACTCACTGTGCGCCTGCCAATCCGTGTTGGGCCGGTATCGCCCGCCACCTTACCGATTTCAGAACAGCTGCTTCTTCTGCACCTTGCCCATCGCGTTGCGGGGAAGCGACTCGACGACGCGAATCTCGCGGGGCCGCTTGTGCACCGACAGTTCGGTGGCCACGTGCTCGATCAGCGCGGCCTCCGACACGTCGTCACCCACCACGAACGCCACGAGCCGCTGACCGAGGTCCGGGTCGGGGACGCCGACGACCGCCGCCTCCCGCACGCTCGGGTGGCCGAGGAGGGATGTCTCCACCTCGCCGGCCCCGACGCGGAATCCACCCGATTTGATGAGGTCCGTGGATTCGCGGCCGACGATGCGGTGGAACCCGCCCGGGTCGATGACGGCGACGTCGCCGGTCTTGAAGAAGCCGTCGTCCGTGAACGATTCGGCGGTCGCGTCGGGTCTGCCGAGGTAGCCGTCGAACAGCATCGGCCCCCGCACCTGCAGGCCACCGATGGATTCGCCGTCGTGGGGGACGTCGCCGCCGCGCTCGTCGCGCAGCCGGGTCTCGACGCCGCGGAGCGGCACACCGACCCACCCCGGGCGTCGTTCGCCGTCGGCGCGGGTGCTGAGCGTGAGCATCGTCTCGCTCATGCCGTACCGCTCGACGAGTGCGAGCCCGGTCAGCTCCTGCACCTTCTCGAACACCGGGACGGGCAGCGGGGCGCTCCCCGACACCAGCAGTCGCGCACCCGACAGAGCCCGCGCCGACTCGGGGTCGCCTGC includes these proteins:
- a CDS encoding acyl-CoA synthetase gives rise to the protein MLLRSLNPLAVAQGDDIPDAIRIGDTTLSRGDVLGAATSVAERVARADRVAILATPTASTVLAVVGCLIAGVTAVPVPPDSGPAELEHILRDSGAQAWLGEAPADAAGLPVVPVRLHARSWHSYPEPPESSIAFVLYTSGTTGPPKGVLISRKAIAAGLDALADAWQWTRNDTLVQGLPLFHIHGLILGVLGPLRIGSRLVHTVKPTPAAYAAARGTMYFGVPTVWSRIAGDPESARALSGARLLVSGSAPLPVPVFEKVQELTGLALVERYGMSETMLTLSTRADGERRPGWVGVPLRGVETRLRDERGGDVPHDGESIGGLQVRGPMLFDGYLGRPDATAESFTDDGFFKTGDVAVIDPGGFHRIVGRESTDLIKSGGFRVGAGEVETSLLGHPSVREAAVVGVPDPDLGQRLVAFVVGDDVSEAALIEHVATELSVHKRPREIRVVESLPRNAMGKVQKKQLF
- a CDS encoding NADP-dependent oxidoreductase, producing MSVESIVQSTRIVLASRPDGAPTADNFRLEAVNLPDPADGQVLIRVIYLSLDPYMRGRMSAAESYAEPVEIDEVMVGGTVGQVVDSRHPDFEAGDYVLGYAGWQSHAVVDGNHLRALDRDGAPLSTAVGVLGMPGFTAYSGLLRIGQPKAGETVVVAAASGPVGSAVGQIAKQKGARAVGIAGGPEKCAYLLDELGFDAAVDHRSPNFAEELRAACPDGIDVYFENVGGAVAAAVLPLLNLYARVPVCGLIAQYNDTETPEGPDRLPGFFSRVLVKSLTIRGFIQSEFVSEMYADFQRDVSGWIREGRFAYREDVVDGLENAPAAFIGLLRGSNFGKLVVRVAEEN